A portion of the Penaeus monodon isolate SGIC_2016 chromosome 28, NSTDA_Pmon_1, whole genome shotgun sequence genome contains these proteins:
- the LOC119591470 gene encoding LOW QUALITY PROTEIN: endonuclease III-like protein 1 (The sequence of the model RefSeq protein was modified relative to this genomic sequence to represent the inferred CDS: inserted 1 base in 1 codon; substituted 1 base at 1 genomic stop codon), giving the protein MYQEEFFKNFWPNWSNYNPYAFSGQTIGATAGYSGWGTHGHPAHAHGGAMNDYRQMVEDPMLPSYAMTPFSRRHISIQXDHWMVXQQKVEDCLMASQEGSSDQYKPLPPGWEPPDWREVLENIRVMRSARDAPVDHMGIQKCMDDDAPPEVRRFQVLIALMLSSQTKDEVNHAAMTRLRAHGLTIDNILATDDETLGQLIYPVGFWRKKVMYIKKTCKILKNEYGGDIPSTLEEMRKLPGVGPKMSHLCMSLGWGKLSGICVDTHVHRITNRLGWTGETTKNPEKTRLALESWLPEELWAETNELLVGLGQKICLPVSPKCSQCLNVQLCPYGRNPVNRSPRKRSPPKHPVETGPPAQQLVSYYGMKPAQVFNTNSWSAFSSYDQRRTLTDCVVRT; this is encoded by the exons ATGTATCAAGAAGAATTTTTTAAGAATTTCTGGCCGAACTGGTCGAATTACAACCCCTATGCCTTTAGTGGGCAGACCATTGGTGCCACTGCTGGGTACAGCGGCTGGGGTACTCATGGCCACCCTGCCCATGCTCATGGTGGGGCCATGAATGACTACCGTCAAATG GTAGAGGACCCAATGCTACCAAGTTATGCTATGACACCGTTTTCAAGAAGGCACATTAGTATTCAGTAGGACCACTGGATGG GTCAGCAGAAGGTTGAAGATTGTCTCATGGCCAGCCAGGAAGGTTCCTCT GATCAGTATAAGCCTCTGCCTCCTGGATGGGAGCCTCCGGATTGGCGAGAGGTTTTGGAAAACATCAGAGTTATGCGATCAGCTCGTGATGCCCCTGTCGACCATATGGGTATCCAGAAGTGCATGGATGATGATGCCCCACCAGAA GTAAGAAGGTTCCAAGTCCTCATTGCATTAATGCTAAGCAGCCAGACAAAGGATGAGGTGAACCACGCAGCAATGACAAGACTGCGTGCACATGGCCTCACAATTGACAACATCCTGGCCACTGATGATGAGACGTTGGGCCAGCTTATCTATCCTGTAGGATTTTGGAGG AAGAAAGTCATGTACATCAAGAAGACTTGTAAGATCTTGAAAAATGAATATGGTGGAGACATACCATCCACACTGGAGGAGATGCGCAAACTGCCTGGGGTCGGACCCAAGATGTCGCATCTCTGTATGAGCCTTGGCTGGGGAAAACTGTCTGGCATAT GTGTTGACACTCATGTTCATCGCATCACCAACCGGTTAGGATGGACAGGGGAAACTACAAAAAATCCGGAGAAGACTCGTTTAGCCTTAGAATCCTGGCTACCTGAGGAACTGTGGGCAGAGACAAATGAGCTGTTGGTGGGATTAGGTCAGAAGATATGCCTGCCTGTCAGCCCGAAGTGCAGCCAGTGTCTAAATGTTCAGTTGTGTCCCTACGGTAGAAATCCTGTCAACAGATCGCCAAGAAAACGTTCACCGCCCAAGCACCCTGTGGAAACTGGGCCTCCAGCACAACAGCTTGTATCTTATTATG GGATGAAACCTGCGCAGGTCTTCAACACTAATAGCTGGTCTGCCTTCTCTTCATATGACCAAAGAAGGACGCTGACTGATTGTGTTGTAAGAACTTGA